A section of the Streptomyces sp. CG1 genome encodes:
- a CDS encoding FAD-dependent monooxygenase, whose amino-acid sequence MGGGPAGLYFSIAAKLRDAGHEITVIERDPPEATYGWGVVYWNDLLDILHRNDPESARAVSAGSVLWQDQEIRLHGSRHDGTGYFGGYGYSMGRAALLEVLSGRARALGVDVRHGQKLDDPTDLPEADLIVAADGAGSRIRQSRVEHFGTRVETGRNPYIWLGTDRQFGSFVFDFEETPAGWIWFHAYPSIKGRISTCIVECSPQTWQGLGLDTLEAEDAVPLLEKIFHRALDGHSLISRSRGEPAKWQRFGHISNRTWVDGNVVLAGDAAHTTHFTLGSGTRLAIIDAIVLAHALSQYPDLRTALREYDQHRRAELHSTQAGARSSMAWFEQLDEYLDRDPVSFAYAMAVRTGHQRAWKYQVHLATQLAAVRSARRAYDTGKRWYHDRRRGEAALPLLGRSLPR is encoded by the coding sequence GTGGGTGGAGGCCCGGCCGGGCTGTACTTCTCGATCGCCGCGAAACTGCGGGACGCCGGGCACGAGATCACCGTGATCGAGCGGGACCCGCCGGAGGCGACGTACGGCTGGGGCGTCGTGTACTGGAACGATCTGCTGGACATCCTGCACCGCAACGACCCCGAGAGCGCACGGGCGGTGAGCGCCGGTTCCGTGCTCTGGCAGGACCAGGAGATCCGCCTGCACGGCAGCCGGCACGACGGCACCGGGTACTTCGGCGGCTACGGCTACAGCATGGGCCGCGCCGCCCTGCTGGAGGTCCTGAGCGGGCGCGCGCGGGCACTCGGCGTCGACGTCCGGCACGGCCAGAAGCTCGACGACCCCACCGACCTGCCGGAGGCCGACCTGATCGTGGCCGCCGACGGCGCGGGCAGCCGGATCCGGCAGAGCCGCGTCGAGCACTTCGGCACCCGCGTGGAGACCGGCCGCAACCCCTACATCTGGCTCGGCACGGACCGGCAGTTCGGCAGCTTCGTCTTCGACTTCGAGGAAACCCCCGCGGGCTGGATCTGGTTCCACGCCTACCCGTCGATCAAGGGACGGATCAGCACCTGCATCGTGGAGTGCTCACCGCAGACCTGGCAGGGCCTGGGGCTCGACACGCTCGAGGCCGAGGACGCCGTACCCCTGCTGGAGAAGATCTTCCACCGCGCCCTCGACGGCCACTCCCTGATCAGCAGATCACGCGGCGAGCCGGCGAAGTGGCAGCGGTTCGGGCACATCAGCAACCGGACCTGGGTCGACGGCAATGTCGTCCTGGCCGGCGACGCCGCCCACACCACCCACTTCACACTGGGCTCCGGCACCCGGCTCGCGATCATCGACGCGATCGTGCTGGCGCACGCCCTCTCCCAGTACCCGGACCTGCGGACGGCGCTGCGCGAGTACGACCAGCACCGCCGCGCCGAACTGCACTCCACACAGGCCGGAGCGCGCTCCAGCATGGCCTGGTTCGAGCAGCTCGACGAGTACCTGGACCGCGACCCGGTCTCCTTCGCCTACGCCATGGCGGTGCGCACCGGCCACCAGCGGGCCTGGAAATACCAGGTCCACCTCGCCACCCAGCTCGCCGCCGTCCGCAGCGCACGGCGGGCCTACGACACGGGCAAGCGCTGGTACCACGACCGGCGCAGGGGCGAGGCGGCGCTGCCGCTGCTGGGCCGGTCACTTCCCCGCTGA
- a CDS encoding GNAT family N-acetyltransferase, with amino-acid sequence MTVQDVRAFNRFYTGLIGALDYGRRLYAPYTLTESRVLYELARVPHLDAVELRTRLDLDAGYLSRILNKFEDAGLIERGPSQSDPRRRRVRLTERGREAAGLLDERARDTVGALLDTVAPADRPRLAEAMRTIQDLLGERRTRSHEVVLREPGPGDLGWIVQRNAALYAAEYGWNADYEGLVARIVADFAEDHDPHLERVWIAEQAGRPVGCVMCVRDDAPGAARLRLLLVEPEARGHGLGDRLVRAVIDFARGVGYRELVLWTNDVLSGARRIYQRHGFVLVAEQPHRSFGKDLVGQDWRLDLHGSGE; translated from the coding sequence ATGACCGTCCAGGACGTCCGCGCCTTCAACCGCTTCTACACCGGCCTCATCGGCGCCCTCGACTACGGCCGCCGTCTCTACGCCCCGTACACCCTCACCGAATCCCGCGTGCTGTACGAACTCGCCCGGGTACCGCACCTGGACGCGGTCGAGCTGCGCACCCGGCTCGACCTGGACGCCGGGTATCTGAGCCGCATCCTGAACAAATTCGAGGACGCCGGGCTGATCGAGCGCGGTCCCTCGCAGAGCGATCCGCGTCGGCGGCGGGTGCGGCTGACCGAGCGGGGCCGGGAGGCCGCCGGACTGCTGGACGAGCGGGCCCGGGACACGGTCGGGGCCCTGCTCGACACCGTGGCCCCGGCCGACCGGCCACGGCTGGCGGAGGCCATGCGGACCATCCAGGACCTCCTCGGCGAGCGGCGCACCAGGTCCCACGAGGTCGTCCTGCGCGAGCCCGGCCCCGGCGACCTCGGCTGGATCGTGCAGCGCAACGCCGCGCTGTATGCGGCCGAGTACGGCTGGAACGCCGACTACGAGGGGCTGGTCGCCCGGATCGTCGCCGACTTCGCGGAGGACCACGACCCGCACCTGGAGCGGGTGTGGATCGCCGAGCAGGCAGGCCGGCCGGTGGGCTGTGTGATGTGTGTGCGGGACGACGCGCCCGGGGCCGCCCGGCTGCGGCTGCTGCTCGTCGAGCCCGAGGCACGCGGGCACGGCCTCGGCGACCGGCTGGTGCGGGCGGTGATCGACTTCGCGCGCGGGGTCGGCTACCGCGAGCTGGTGCTGTGGACCAACGACGTGCTGAGCGGCGCCCGCCGCATCTACCAGCGGCACGGCTTCGTGCTCGTCGCCGAGCAGCCGCACCGCTCCTTCGGCAAGGATCTCGTGGGGCAGGACTGGCGGCTGGATCTGCATGGATCGGGCGAGTGA
- a CDS encoding sugar phosphate isomerase/epimerase family protein, with product MKLAFSTLGVPGLPVPEVLALATAHGYHGVELRAHPEEPVHPGLSPAERAETAALFKEAGVEVLGVAGYARVAAPGADDPVLTEIRDLLQLAHDLGAPFIRVFPGADPDRPREESDAIAARRLGTAAEDAAALGVRILLETHDSHRTGAAAIRVLGPVGHRQVGALWDVMHTWLGGEQPSDTYAALAPHLGYVQVKDIASADDTVPLPLGSGVLPLTECVDVLCRRGWDGWLCWEYEKRWHESAAPLPGLLGAGRDHLLRLLDEAA from the coding sequence ATGAAGCTGGCGTTCTCCACCCTCGGTGTCCCCGGCCTGCCCGTCCCGGAGGTCCTGGCACTCGCGACCGCGCACGGCTACCACGGCGTCGAACTGCGCGCCCACCCGGAGGAGCCGGTACACCCCGGCCTCTCCCCCGCCGAACGCGCCGAGACCGCGGCCCTGTTCAAGGAAGCCGGGGTCGAGGTGCTGGGCGTCGCCGGGTACGCGCGCGTCGCCGCGCCCGGGGCGGATGACCCCGTACTGACGGAGATCCGGGATCTCCTTCAGCTCGCCCACGACCTCGGCGCCCCCTTCATCCGGGTCTTCCCCGGCGCCGACCCGGACCGTCCCCGCGAGGAGTCCGACGCCATTGCCGCCCGGCGGCTCGGCACCGCCGCGGAGGACGCTGCCGCGCTGGGGGTCCGGATCCTGCTGGAGACGCACGACTCGCACCGCACCGGTGCCGCCGCGATCCGGGTCCTCGGTCCGGTCGGGCACCGGCAGGTGGGTGCGCTGTGGGATGTGATGCACACCTGGCTGGGCGGGGAGCAGCCGTCCGATACCTATGCGGCTCTCGCCCCTCACCTGGGATATGTGCAGGTCAAGGACATCGCCTCGGCCGACGACACGGTGCCGCTGCCGCTGGGCTCGGGGGTGCTTCCGCTCACCGAGTGCGTGGATGTGCTCTGCCGGCGGGGTTGGGACGGGTGGTTGTGCTGGGAGTACGAGAAGCGCTGGCACGAGTCGGCCGCGCCGCTTCCGGGGCTTCTCGGTGCCGGGCGGGATCATTTGCTGCGGCTTTTGGACGAAGCGGCCTAG
- a CDS encoding RBBP9/YdeN family alpha/beta hydrolase has protein sequence MTTHSYLILHGWQNHRPEGHWQHWLATRLTERGHRVTYPQLPDPDAPELEVWLTELAGHLEELNGSGSTERVVVAHSLSAVLWLHAACRGLKQLRYADRVLLVAPPSPATVAGIPEISAFVPPALDPPLPTPTRLVAGADDPYCPEGAERVYAEPLGIPADILPTAAHLDLDAGYGSWPAVLDWCLSNTTPLTPRPGQAP, from the coding sequence ATGACCACGCACTCGTACCTCATCCTCCACGGCTGGCAGAACCACCGCCCCGAGGGCCACTGGCAGCACTGGCTCGCCACCCGGCTCACCGAACGGGGCCACCGGGTCACCTATCCCCAGCTGCCCGACCCGGACGCCCCGGAGCTGGAGGTCTGGCTCACCGAACTCGCCGGTCACCTGGAGGAGTTGAACGGATCAGGCTCGACGGAGCGGGTCGTGGTCGCCCACAGCCTGTCCGCGGTGCTGTGGCTGCATGCCGCTTGCCGCGGCCTGAAGCAGCTGCGGTACGCGGACCGAGTGCTGCTGGTCGCTCCGCCGTCCCCGGCCACCGTCGCCGGTATCCCGGAGATCTCGGCCTTTGTCCCCCCGGCCCTGGATCCGCCCTTGCCCACCCCCACGCGGCTGGTCGCCGGCGCCGACGACCCCTACTGCCCCGAGGGCGCGGAGCGGGTCTACGCCGAGCCTCTGGGCATCCCCGCCGACATCCTCCCGACCGCCGCCCACCTGGACCTCGACGCGGGTTACGGCTCTTGGCCGGCGGTCCTGGACTGGTGCCTGAGCAACACCACCCCACTGACGCCCCGCCCCGGTCAGGCACCCTGA
- a CDS encoding LysR family transcriptional regulator, whose amino-acid sequence MEQVSGTFTMDVRRLTVLRELERRGSLARTAEALHLTPSAVSQQIAALAREFGAPLTEREGRGVRLTGQARILLGHAEAIAAQLERARADLAAYGAGGRGQVTIGCFGSGILGLVPPALRALAARLPHVRVDVVEAEPPDVFTALDAGRLDVVVAVDFAAAPPHTDRRYCRTDLLTDVLDVAVPEDHPLAARDRVPLRELATAPWIVGAAESCCGAVARAVCAAAGFTPDIRHPVNDWGALIALVEAGAGVALVPRLVRPLYARRSLAVRPVAGEPPSRNVFAAVRAGAEGDPVLGAVREQLRTSAAELAETG is encoded by the coding sequence GTGGAACAGGTAAGCGGAACCTTCACCATGGACGTGCGGCGGCTGACCGTGCTGCGCGAGCTGGAGCGTAGGGGCAGCCTGGCCCGTACCGCCGAGGCCCTGCATCTGACCCCGTCAGCCGTGTCCCAGCAGATCGCGGCGCTGGCCCGGGAGTTCGGAGCGCCGCTGACCGAGCGCGAGGGGCGGGGCGTACGGCTGACCGGTCAGGCCCGGATCCTGCTCGGCCACGCCGAGGCCATCGCCGCCCAGCTGGAGCGCGCACGGGCCGACCTGGCGGCGTACGGAGCGGGCGGGCGCGGGCAGGTCACGATCGGCTGCTTCGGCAGCGGCATCCTCGGACTGGTGCCGCCCGCCCTGCGTGCGCTGGCCGCACGGCTTCCGCACGTCCGGGTGGACGTGGTGGAGGCCGAGCCCCCGGATGTGTTCACGGCGCTCGACGCGGGCCGGCTGGACGTGGTGGTGGCCGTCGACTTCGCTGCGGCCCCGCCACACACCGACCGCCGCTACTGCCGTACCGATCTGCTGACGGACGTCCTCGACGTGGCGGTCCCGGAGGACCATCCGCTGGCCGCCCGTGACCGCGTCCCGCTGCGCGAACTGGCTACCGCTCCATGGATCGTGGGCGCGGCCGAGAGCTGCTGCGGCGCGGTGGCCCGCGCGGTGTGCGCGGCGGCGGGCTTCACCCCGGACATCCGCCACCCGGTGAACGACTGGGGCGCCCTGATCGCTCTGGTGGAGGCGGGTGCCGGGGTGGCGCTGGTGCCGCGCCTGGTCCGGCCGCTGTACGCCCGGCGAAGCCTCGCCGTCCGGCCGGTGGCGGGCGAGCCGCCGTCCCGCAACGTGTTCGCCGCGGTTCGGGCGGGGGCGGAGGGGGATCCGGTACTGGGGGCGGTGCGTGAGCAACTCCGTACATCCGCCGCCGAGTTGGCGGAGACCGGCTGA
- a CDS encoding S28 family serine protease produces the protein MRKALRWLLTLVVLIGTLSGTAAGAATAARSEPTDIKDRLLAIPGMSLIQEEPYPGYRYFVLNYTQPVDHRHPDRGTFQQRITVLHKDTSRPTVFYTSGYNVSTNPSRSEPTRIVDGNQVSLEYRFFTPSRPDPADWSKLDIWQAASDQHRVFEALKPVYGGHWIATGGSKGGMTATYYERFYPRDMDGVVAYVAPNDVVNDEDSAYDRFFTRVGTKECRDRLDAVQREALVRREPLEKRYAQYAADKGYTFGTIGGLDKAYEAVVLDYVWGFWQYSLLKDCDTVPADAATASDDAIWTSVDTISGFSAYTDQGLAPFTPYYYQAGTQLGSPTIHFPYIERKLIRYRYQPPRNFVPRSIPMHFEPYAMRDVDTWVRHHATHMLFVYGQNDPWGSERFRLGAGARDSYVFTAPGMNHGANVAGLVPGQNSFATGRILQWAGVSAADAARGKPLARFDTQLDGQNPAREPALRP, from the coding sequence ATGCGCAAGGCGCTCAGATGGCTGCTGACGCTCGTGGTGCTCATAGGCACGCTGAGCGGCACAGCGGCAGGAGCGGCCACCGCCGCCCGGTCCGAGCCCACCGACATCAAGGACCGGTTGCTCGCCATACCGGGCATGAGCCTGATCCAGGAGGAGCCATACCCTGGCTACCGCTACTTCGTCCTGAACTACACCCAGCCGGTCGACCACCGCCACCCGGACCGCGGCACCTTCCAGCAGCGGATCACCGTGCTGCACAAGGACACCAGCCGTCCGACGGTCTTCTACACCAGCGGCTACAACGTCTCCACGAACCCGTCCCGCAGCGAGCCCACCCGGATCGTGGACGGCAACCAGGTCTCCCTGGAGTACCGCTTCTTCACGCCGTCCCGCCCCGACCCCGCCGACTGGTCCAAGCTCGACATCTGGCAGGCGGCGAGCGACCAGCACCGCGTGTTCGAGGCGCTCAAGCCGGTCTACGGCGGCCACTGGATCGCCACCGGCGGCTCCAAGGGCGGTATGACGGCGACGTACTACGAGCGCTTCTACCCGCGTGACATGGACGGCGTGGTCGCCTACGTCGCCCCCAACGACGTCGTCAACGACGAGGACTCGGCCTACGACCGCTTCTTCACCAGGGTCGGCACCAAGGAGTGCCGGGACCGGCTGGACGCCGTCCAGCGGGAGGCACTGGTGCGCCGGGAGCCGCTGGAGAAGCGGTACGCGCAGTACGCCGCCGACAAGGGGTACACCTTCGGCACCATCGGCGGGCTGGACAAGGCGTATGAAGCGGTCGTCCTCGACTATGTGTGGGGCTTCTGGCAGTACAGCCTGCTGAAGGACTGCGACACCGTACCGGCGGACGCGGCGACCGCGAGCGACGACGCGATCTGGACGTCGGTCGACACCATCTCCGGTTTCTCCGCCTACACCGACCAGGGGCTCGCACCGTTCACGCCGTACTACTACCAGGCCGGCACCCAGCTGGGCTCGCCGACCATCCACTTCCCGTACATCGAGCGGAAGTTGATCCGGTACCGCTACCAGCCGCCGCGCAACTTCGTGCCCCGGTCCATCCCGATGCACTTCGAGCCGTACGCGATGCGGGACGTGGACACCTGGGTACGGCATCACGCCACGCACATGCTCTTCGTGTACGGCCAGAACGACCCCTGGGGCTCGGAGCGGTTCCGGCTGGGCGCGGGCGCCCGTGACTCCTACGTCTTCACCGCGCCCGGCATGAACCACGGCGCGAACGTGGCGGGCCTGGTGCCGGGTCAGAACTCCTTCGCCACGGGGCGCATCCTGCAGTGGGCGGGAGTCTCCGCGGCCGACGCAGCCCGGGGCAAGCCCCTGGCCCGCTTCGACACCCAGTTGGACGGGCAGAATCCCGCGCGCGAGCCTGCGCTCAGGCCGTAG
- a CDS encoding glycoside hydrolase family 3 protein encodes MRRWRLLFRLLCCPLTERNFPDIGDPLEVSFSGSPLEGAQVSDTGRPSRRAVLTATAGLTAALTVPATAHAAAPPDPRRLRALISGMTLEEKVGQLFVMRVYGHSATAPDQADIDANLKEIGVRTAAELIAKYRVGGIIYFTWAHNTRDPHQIADLSDGIQKASLDQPRGLPVLISTDQEHGAVCRVGKPATLFPGAMAVGAAGSRSDARTLGRISGAELRAMGINQDYSPDADVNVNPANPIIGVRSFGADPDAVGALVAAEVRGYQASRVAATAKHFPGHGDTAVDSHTGFPVITHSRDLWEKLDAVPFRAAIAADIDSIMTAHIQFPALDDSGDPATLSHPILTGILRGELGYDGVVITDSLGMQGVRTKYGDDRVPVLALKAGVDQLLNPPSIVVAWHAVLKAVQDGELTESRLDESILRILRLKARLGLFDQPYTSRAGIERTVGTKAHLAAADRIAERTTTLLVNEDHALPFDPRTERRILVVGADPDSPTGTTGPPTGVLAAALTELGFTATTLSTGTAPSAETIAQAVTAAQGADAVVVATYNVTAGNAQRTLVSQLQATGRPLAALALRNPYDVAQYPSVKGCLASYGWTDVEVRAAARVIAGRVAPRGRLPVPVQRADDPAQVLYPIGHGLTY; translated from the coding sequence ATGCGCCGATGGCGGCTCCTCTTCCGGTTACTGTGCTGTCCCTTGACGGAAAGAAACTTCCCGGATATTGGTGACCCCTTGGAAGTTTCCTTCAGCGGTTCTCCTCTGGAAGGAGCGCAAGTGTCCGACACCGGCAGACCGTCCAGACGTGCCGTCCTCACCGCCACCGCGGGCCTCACCGCCGCGCTGACCGTACCGGCCACCGCCCACGCCGCCGCACCTCCCGACCCCCGCCGGCTGCGCGCCCTGATCTCCGGCATGACGCTGGAGGAGAAGGTCGGCCAGCTCTTCGTGATGCGGGTCTACGGCCACTCCGCCACCGCCCCCGACCAGGCCGACATCGACGCCAACCTCAAGGAGATCGGCGTCCGCACGGCCGCCGAGCTGATCGCGAAGTACCGCGTCGGCGGCATCATCTACTTCACCTGGGCCCACAACACCCGTGACCCGCACCAGATCGCGGACCTCTCCGACGGCATCCAGAAAGCCTCCCTGGACCAGCCGCGCGGCCTGCCGGTGCTCATCTCCACCGACCAGGAGCACGGCGCGGTCTGCCGGGTCGGCAAGCCCGCCACCCTCTTCCCCGGCGCCATGGCCGTCGGTGCCGCCGGCTCCCGCTCCGACGCGCGTACCCTCGGCCGGATCTCCGGCGCCGAACTGCGCGCGATGGGCATCAACCAGGACTACTCCCCGGACGCCGACGTCAACGTGAACCCGGCCAACCCCATCATCGGCGTACGGTCGTTCGGTGCCGACCCGGACGCGGTCGGCGCACTGGTGGCCGCCGAGGTGCGGGGCTATCAGGCGTCCCGGGTCGCGGCGACCGCCAAGCACTTCCCGGGCCACGGCGACACCGCCGTCGACAGCCACACCGGCTTCCCGGTCATCACCCACAGCCGGGACCTGTGGGAGAAGCTGGACGCCGTCCCCTTCCGGGCGGCGATCGCCGCGGACATCGACTCGATCATGACCGCGCACATCCAGTTCCCGGCCCTGGACGACTCCGGCGACCCGGCCACCCTCTCCCACCCCATCCTCACCGGCATCCTCCGCGGCGAACTCGGCTACGACGGCGTCGTCATCACCGACTCCCTCGGCATGCAGGGCGTCCGCACGAAGTACGGCGACGACCGGGTGCCGGTGCTCGCGCTGAAGGCCGGGGTCGACCAGCTGCTCAACCCGCCCTCGATCGTCGTGGCCTGGCACGCCGTACTGAAGGCCGTACAGGACGGTGAGCTGACCGAGTCCCGCCTCGACGAATCGATCCTGCGCATCCTGCGCCTCAAGGCCCGGCTCGGACTCTTCGACCAGCCGTACACCAGCCGGGCCGGCATCGAGCGCACCGTGGGCACCAAGGCGCACCTGGCCGCCGCCGACCGGATCGCCGAGCGCACCACGACCCTGCTGGTCAACGAGGACCACGCCCTCCCCTTCGACCCCCGCACCGAGCGCCGGATCCTGGTGGTCGGCGCCGACCCGGATTCCCCCACCGGCACCACCGGCCCGCCCACCGGCGTGCTGGCCGCCGCCCTCACCGAGCTGGGCTTCACCGCCACCACCCTGTCCACGGGCACCGCGCCCTCCGCCGAGACCATCGCGCAGGCGGTCACGGCCGCACAGGGCGCGGACGCGGTGGTCGTGGCGACGTACAACGTGACGGCCGGCAACGCACAGCGGACGCTGGTGTCACAACTGCAGGCCACGGGCAGGCCCCTGGCGGCCCTCGCCCTCCGCAATCCCTACGACGTGGCCCAATACCCCTCCGTCAAGGGCTGCTTGGCGTCCTACGGCTGGACGGACGTCGAAGTGCGGGCCGCCGCCCGGGTGATCGCCGGACGCGTGGCACCGCGCGGCAGGCTGCCGGTGCCGGTGCAGCGGGCCGACGACCCCGCACAGGTGCTGTACCCCATCGGGCACGGGCTGACGTACTAG